The genomic region CACAGGAGGCACACCCAGCATAGGCTGAGATGGTGAGTGAAGACTTCCCGAAGGAGGGGAGAACTCGATGAACAAGAGAGATCTGTTTCTTGCCCTCAGCTAGCTCACTGTCTGGGTAGAAAAAAACAGCGAGAAAGCAGCCAAGTGACAGCGCAGCATGAGGATCACAGTAATAAAAAATGCACAGAGCAAGAAACACATGAGAGATTTTCGAGAGAAAAACAGTGAATGATTGTCCTGCAACCCTCCTTAGCCGCTTAGTGCTGAGACCTTGAGTAAGCTCCTTGGTCTTCCTCCACTTTCCTTCTGTGTAACATGGAGGTAACAATTGGGGTCACTCCCAAGTAGCTGCAGGAGCTGAATCATGTTATGTAGGTAAAGCATGTAACACGGGGTAAAGCATGTAGTACAGTAATGACCAAACAGCAGCCAGTGTTCCTTATCATTCTTGAGACTGTGAGACATGTGATTGCAAGTGCCTGACTCTGAGTCAGCGTCCACGTAAACTAGTTTCACTTATTTGGCcccattgggtcttagttgcagcatgcaggatatttCCTTACGGTGCATggactctttagttgcagtgtgtggctATAGTTGCTTTtaggcttgagggatcttagttccccgaccaggggtcgaCTTGGCATTGcctgcattgtaaggtggattcttaaccactggagcaccatgGAAGTCCTGGCACATTCATGAATAGttgtggaatgaatgagtgaatgagtaacTATGTAGAGCACAATTACCACCCCCACCAAGACCCTAGCCTGGGTCTCATTCCCAAGCATCAACCCTGCATTTCCactgtcccctccccctcccacagcAGTTCCCACCCAACAGACCCAAACCTGAACATGACACCTCTCATTCCAACTGCATTTCCATATTTTATTGTACTGAGTCGCTCCCTGATCCTCCAAACGTGAACACCTCAGTGGTGAAAGCTTCCTCTCAGCACCTCCAAACCTAGGCTTGGTTAAGAGTCTAATATTCCTGAGACTATATTCCAGAACAGCATCAGTCACCTTTCTGCACCTCAGAcgtgtttttaattgaaaatgtgGAAACCCACTGATTCATAACAACTATTTTCTGAGCAAACCTACTAATGTCTGAGTGCTACAGGCTCAGTAGAACGAGGGGACAACAGTACAAGCTCACAGTTCTGCTGAGATGCAGATGCACTCACAATACCTACGAGGTGTCAGGCACGGTCCTAATGCTTTACGTTTATGTTAACTCACGTCCTCATCACACCACCATGAGGTCGGTACTATAATTATACCCACTGACACTGTGGCACTTCACATGTTAAATAAACCAGACCCCATTTAACAAACTTGCTATCCAAGGCCCATACGATCACAAATTGATGACCTTCGCAGGCCAGTATATGTGATGTGTTGGATTTATGCAACcgttaaaaatactgaattagttgccaacatttaaaagcagagatatttatgGAATCGCAGATTTTCAACTTCCCTTATGAACGAAATCTGAAAACCTGGCACCATGAAGGTGACATACTTCATGGCTAGGAAAGGCATTCTCAGTTTCTGACAGTCGCCCTTCTTCCTAGTTTCTCCCCAACCCGGAGACCAAGGTTCATTAGCCTGGGTTGCTATTTTCCTCTCAGGATCTCTAATTTCCGCAAGTATTTGCGTTTGAGATCCGCGTTTTTCCTCAGCGCAGCGGCGCTTGTGGAAGCCCGCCAGTGCCCCCTCGCGGCGTAATCCAGAATTCTCATCTCGTCTCCCAGCAGCCATTAAGGGACTCGGTGAGACCATCCAATCAGGTGAGTGGGAGGCCCGGAAGTGACCAATCAAAAACTAGAGAAGGGCCAGAATTTGACCACTGAGGATAGAGAGCGCTCggaataaaaacttttttattgaagtgggAAACCGACGCACAAGAGGAGTCTTTTTTGCTGGGGTCTCCAGGCTCAGGGAGGCCCCGGTGGGGAGTGGCGGAGCAGGCAGGCGGCGGCGAGGCTGATGCCCTGGCGCTGGGGCCGCGCGTACTTGAGGAAGACGGCGGCGCGGCCGGGCGCGGGGCCTCGGAGCGCAGCGCGGACCATGCACGGCTCGAGCGGGCCCAGCTCCGCTCGGCTGCGTCGGAGAGACGGAGAAACTGAGGTGGGGCAAGAATAGCGGGGGACAGAGCACGACCTGTCCTCGGAGCTTGGGGCTCGAGGCTGAGAAGACAAGCTGACTTGCTCAGGGGCTCTCTCGGGGTCGCAAACGCCACCCATCCTCCAGAGCGACTGGAGGGGCGCCGAGGGGCGGACCCTCTGTTCTGCCCTCAGGGCGCGGCTATGGCCGAGCCAGGACCCGCGCGGAGAGGGAAGGAGTGGGGCTGAGGGTGGACAGACAGACATCCAGCTCTACCCCAAGGGCACGGGCTGGAGGAAAAGATGATCACTCTGCCCCGAGGTAGCACAGTTAACAAGATGACGGGGTTCGAGCAGCTAAAGGGTCATCGCATTCGCAGCCAGgaggagagttggagaactcgaGGCTTGCAGACCCCTCATTCGCAACTCTGGAACGCAGTTAGAGCATCTTCTGGGGCTGAGGAAATCCTATTTTTCACCCTAGGACAAGGTTAAGGGCCCCCAAATATGTACAAACACCCCATTCTCTGAGACACctccagagaaaagcaaatgggaCCCCACCCAGACTAGGCAGTCACCCCATTCTCTCTCCCACTCAGGAAACAAGTCTAGCCCCGCCCCCACATAATTGTCTCATATTCTCCGAGACGGTAAAGACGGCGACAAAGAAGGTAGGCCCTGAAGTCACAGAGACCCTCCACAGCGGCCATACCTGTAGAGTGCCGGCTCAGGCCCGGAACCTGCTCCGTCGAGCGCCCGGTGAGCCAGGCTCAGTGCCGCAGCTGCACGGCGACCCGGCTCCCACCCTGCGGCTTCGGCCTCAAGCAGAGAGAGCTCCAAGAAGTAAGTGGCGAGTAGCAACACCTGCAGTTTTCGCGGGGAGCGTGTCAGGGCACGCCCCTACTCGCGAGGCCACACCCCTACCCGCGAGGCCACGCCCGCCCGCACAAGCCATGCCCTACCCGCGAGGCCAGGCCCGCCCGCACAAGCCATGCCCCTACCCACGAGGCCGCGCCGCGCTCCTGCCCCTTGCACCTGGGGGCCGCTCCGGGCCAGAGCAGCAAGCAACCCGAGGCAAAGTAGCGGGCCCGGGTGGTGCAGCCGGAAATCCAAGCGGCTCAAGATGCGGCGCTCCGCGCGCAGAAGCTCGGCCCTCGAGAAGGAGCCAGCGCCcaggagacagagggaggagggCTGGGAATTGGGGGAAAAGAGGTGGGGAAATCTTCGACCCTAGCTCGTTACTCCCTGGACTTGAGCGCCTGGGATCGTTTCAGTCCCcgttctgggcctcagtttcctggtctgtaaaatggggccattGATTTGCTGTCTGGAACTCACGGAAAGCAGAGGTTTCACAGCCAGATAGACTTGGGTTCCTGACCTCAAACCCTACCGTTTACTCACTGTCTGACATGGACATCCACTGAAGCTCTGAGATTCAGTGTCTTCACATAAAACGGAGATATGACTTCCTACTTCACCAGGCCGTTCTGGTAAGGCACTGCGTTCATGCATGTTAACTATACTCAAGAAGGACTATAGCTACTATAACTACTCAAGAGTGAGTCCAAGTCCCAAATGCTTGTCTTCTGGCAAATGTCTTcctgtctctgggcctcagtctcttcCTTTGTTAAAAGGACACATTGGTAGCCTCTACCACATAGAGACATGCTGGGATTCCAAGACTAGGTAAAATGCTTGCTTGGCACACACTAGACATTTAATCTGTGAGGCGGGGAGGAAGGGCTCCACCCTCCCAAGCCCCGCCCCGGAAGTACCTCGGGAAGCACGCACTCTTCCACTTTGCACGCCAAGAACAGGCAGGCCATGCCCAGCAGCTGCAGGCGGTGTAGGCGCACTCGGCTCGCGCGCAAGTAGGAATCAAGCAGGTGCACGGCCAGGTAGAGCGTGTCCCCCGCCAGACCCAGGTACTCCTGGGGAGGGGCGCGAGTGAGCACCAAGGTTCTAGACTGCTACgcaggcccctccctgccccctcccggTTACGTACGTGCACCTGAACCAGCCAGTCCACCACTAGCGCGCGCATCTCCGGGGTCACGGTGCGGGGCAGGGCCCTCCAGGGCAGCGCGCGGCACACCTGCGGTCAGGCAAGGACGGCCTCAGTCTCCACATCTGTGCCTTGGCTTCCCTCCCGGGCTCCAGCCCTGGGTGCCCCAGTCTCCTCGCATCAGTTGGACGTCACGAGTGCCACATACAAACGCCTCCGACATCTCTTCCGAATACGCTCCTCTTGTGTGTCGCCATCTAGAACCCTGGACTTTGTTCTGGACGCCTCACTTTCCAGCTCTCCAGTTTAGCCCCAAGGCCACAGGACTTCATTACTGAGCATCTTCTCCTGGGTTCCCAGACTTCAGTCTTAGTCACCAACCCTCAACCCATCCTCCTCAGAACACCCAGAGGGTCTTTCTAAAGTAtgaatctgaccaaggaactaccCAGCCTAAAACCCTTCCGTGGCTTTCAGTACTCTTAAGAGAAAATCCTAATTGCTGTCAGATTCCAGCCCTGCTCCAGCATCACCTATCCCCTCTCTCCCCCCAAAACCCACACTTAAGCTACTTCTTACCTCGTTCCTACCTCAGGTCCTTTGCACTTATGTGCCAGCTGAAATGGTCATTCCCCACTCCTTGCATTTCTGACTTCTCAGTACTTCCAGTCTCAGCTAAAATTTCCCCAACTTTTTCTATACTTTTCCATGTACCCTATCATCTTTATcttattgctttattttcctcatggTATTTTCAGATATCTGGTGTTTACTTCAAAGTCTTGCCTTTTTGCCCCACTAGACTGCCAGCAGGGCAGGGATTTCTGTCCAGATCACAGCTGTATCTTGGTTCCTAACAGAGACCCAGGCATGGGAGAGATGCTCACAAGATGTTAAATGAACGCATCCCTTcagtatttcttctggcaatgcCTGTCTCAGACAATATCAGTGGACAACCATAGcctgtgttttggtttttgtggCCCTTCTGAAATTATCGCCTACTTTGCTTGTTTGTCTCTGCTCATTGAGGCAGACTGTCTCGTGGTGTCCATCACGgcatccccagtgcctagaacatgCTCAGAAACATTTGCTAATGACTCACTGAATAATTGATAAGTGGGTCAATgtgagagactgctgctgctaagtcacttcagtcgtgtctgactctgtgcgaccccatagacagaagcccaccaggctcccccatccctgggattctccaggcgagaacactggagtgggttgccatttccttctccaatgcatgaaagtgaaaaaagtgaagtctctcagtcgtgtccaactcgtagcaacctcatggactgcagcctaccaggctcctctgcccatgggattttccaggcaagagcactggagtggggtgccattgccttctgcaatgtgagagactatGCAGTACCAAAGAAGGGGCTGCAAACAGCTGGGGAGGCTGGGAAAGGGCATTCCACACAGGTACAGTGCGAGAGAAAAAGGCCAAGAAGTTGTGGGTGGCAGCAGTTTAAAGGCCGCAAAGTCAGCTGGAAGTGACGTGAGAGGCTGGTGAGGTGGGAGTTAGGGAAGACTTGTTGAGTGGGTGTTGGGTGAGAGAGTCAGCTTTGGCTTCCTCCAACCCGAACGTTGCCTCTGCTGCCCTCCATGGATGTGGGCGGCGTTAGAGTTGCCCAAAGGCCGCTGGTCCACgggtgcccccccaccccacgccaACCCCAACCCCACTCACCATGACTTCGGTGAAGATGTCCCTGGCGTACTCACGTTCTCCCTCCAGCCCCAGCGTACTCAGAGCCTCCTCCAGCCCCGGTGGCGCGCAAGGCCCCGGGAGCCTCTCTGGGAGTCCTGGGGAGACGCTCCTGCCCGCCAGGACGCCATCAGGGATTGAGGTGCTCCGAGGCTCTGGGTCGAGGCAGGCGTTTGGACTCTGCAAAGGAGAGGGGCTGGGGTCAAGAGCATGGAGAGAGGCCCAAGCCGAGAGGCGGGAACCTGGCTCCTGTATCTCACCAGCATCCTTCGGGCTGGCGTCAAGGGTCAAGCCGAGTGCCCGCCTCTTCCTAATGAGCGGAGGACCCTCGACAGGTGCTTTAAATGTGCGTGGGCGCATGCGTGCTGAGCACGCTTCACCTGGGCAGGTGCAGAGGCAAAGACGAAATGCTACACAGGCTGTCTCTGCCCCATCCAGACTCTCTAGGTCAGGCAGATGGCTCAAACTCTCTTTCCGCTACTTAACTATGATCAGAAGCAGGCCCTGTGAGCCTCACTCTCCTCAGCGATAAAGCAGGGATTTCAAAACTTACCCGACACAGTGGTCCTGAGGAATTTGTAAGATTGTTAAATGTCCAGCACAGGGATCAAAACCTTAAAAGCTCAAGGCAAGGGAGCTATAAAATCATGTAACAAATATTGATAGAAGGCCTCTGTCCTCTGTGGTGGGTATTCAGGGATGAGCCCATGGTCGCTGCCTTTACCAAACCCACAGCTTCCAGGGGAGCTGATCCTCACGACTCACCGGCGATCCAGCTGGGTTAGTGCAGTGGCCTCTTCACTAGTCTTCCTGTAGCCGCCCTCCACAATCACCACCCATTGTGCAGCCCGAAACGACGCTGTGACCCCTAATACACCAATTCATGCTCTGCCTCTGTTCAAAACATTGTGGGCTCCCATAGCCCTCAAGTTGAAAGTCCAAGAGGCCCTATTATCTTCCCACCCCCAAACATACCTTTGAGCCCATCTCCTATGCCCCTCACTCACTCCTCTCCCATCACACTGGCTTCGTGGCTCAGCCTCACCCACACCAGGCAC from Bos javanicus breed banteng chromosome 18, ARS-OSU_banteng_1.0, whole genome shotgun sequence harbors:
- the CCNP gene encoding LOW QUALITY PROTEIN: cyclin-P (The sequence of the model RefSeq protein was modified relative to this genomic sequence to represent the inferred CDS: inserted 1 base in 1 codon) — translated: MLVRYRSQVPASRLGPLXHALDPSPSPLQSPNACLDPEPRSTSIPDGVLAGRSVSPGLPERLPGPCAPPGLEEALSTLGLEGEREYARDIFTEVMVCRALPWRALPRTVTPEMRALVVDWLVQVHEYLGLAGDTLYLAVHLLDSYLRASRVRLHRLQLLGMACLFLACKVEECVLPEPSSLCLLGAGSFSRAELLRAERRILSRLDFRLHHPGPLLCLGLLAALARSGPQVLLLATYFLELSLLEAEAAGWEPGRRAAAALSLAHRALDGAGSGPEPALYSRAELGPLEPCMVRAALRGPAPGRAAVFLKYARPQRQGISLAAACLLRHSPPGPP